DNA sequence from the Saccopteryx leptura isolate mSacLep1 chromosome 4, mSacLep1_pri_phased_curated, whole genome shotgun sequence genome:
gtcgccccattaaaaataaaattatttaaaaaaaataaataaataaaaataattgcataaaaaaaaagcagtggtagatatacacaatggaatactatggggccatgaaaaagaagaaaacttaccttttgcaacaacatggatggatctggaaactattatgttaagtgaaataagccaggcagaaaaagaaaaatatcatatgacctcactcatttgaggaatccaatgaacaatgtgaactgaggaatggaattgagacagaggagggatcaaagggaccagaggaaaagaggacagagggaaaggggatgacagaatgggataaacctgaagggaaggggagagggtgctATTAAGAGGGggacaaaggagatgttgaggggaatatgggggtggggggatgcattcgaggcAACACTAGATTCTacgtaagcacaataaattaaaataaataaaaataaaaaaaaaagaaaagaaaagccaccaGGCAATGCTGGATAACTATCACAAGTACACTCTAAAAAGCTTATGAGCTCAGAAGAAAGTAAGCAAAATTCCCAGGGAATAAAGCAATGGAGTTGAAAACCACAAAAGCAAGATGGAGCTGAGCTACTGCTGTCCAGTGTGCCAATCTCAGAAACAAAGGGGTTTAAAAATACAATGACTGCAGCCGGACAGGAGATAAACCTGGTGGACTACAGAAGGTGAAGAGTTGAATTGAGACCCACACTTAAAGCTGGAGCACTCTAAATGAAaatatgaattagaaaaaaacccTTATCTTTCAAGAAGGGGAGAACAAGAAAATGTGTGTTTCTGCAAGGACTCTGGGTAGGCTCTGTGTTCGCCTCCTATTTCATCATCAGACCTCCCGCTGAGGGTAACTAACATCCTGAAGTTCTGCTTGTTTTTGATAAAAACAGTATATTGAATGAGTGAAAAATTTCTGACGAGTTTTTTTTACTCAATAtcatgtttataaaaattaaaccatGTTTCTTGATAACCACAAGGAATAAGAGACATAATTTTCAATtaacaaaaaggaaacaaagtcTCCAAACCATCTACATATTGTAATGTACTTTAAAACCCGTGTtaagtaataaaaacaacaaaaacataaaacagcaaTAAACTTCAACTTCCCTTcctaaattttcttaaattactcCCACTCAACCCCCTACATGCGTACTCTTAACTTAGTGAACGGAGAACTAAATCCTTAAACTCCTGACACGAACCCCAGGAATCCGTTTCCCCAGCTTAGCTCTCCCCAGAAAATCAGGTTCCTCAGTTGGAAAGCCTGGGGAGCCCCAGACTGGTGCtcgggacagagaggagggtgcCTGCCTCAGGGACAGGGGCTGAGGAACACAAAcgtgtaaagcaggggtcgggaacctttttggctgagagagccatgaacgccacatattttaaaatgtaattccgtgagagccatacaacgacccgtgtatgttccgaattatccaataaaaatttggtgttgtcccggaggacagctgtgattggctccagccacccgcaaccatgaacaggagcggtaggaaatgaatgaattgtaatacatgagaatgttttatatttttaatgttattattatttttattaaagatttgtctgcgagccagatgcagccatcaaaagagccacatctggctcgcaagccattggttcctgacccctggtgtaaagTAAGGTACCGCATTGTTGGGGGGAACAAAATAGAGGCCTGCTGATAAAGGAAAGCTCACTGTTCCCCCTGGGAAAGGGGCCTGGCAACCCCCACCGCCTCCAGTGGGGAGAAAGCATTAGGTGGCAGACTGCCAATCTTGCTCCAGTTATAGAACCAAACTTGGACCAGGTCTGTCTGCAGCCGTAGCTGCCCAGCTATGTGGCTCATTTGCTGGGGTATGGGCTTCGGACACTGCAGGAAGAGTTGCTCTAGGTTTTTTCCGATGCGTCTTTCCCTGCTTGCCCGTCTCCTGTTGCAGGATCATCTCCATTCAGTATAAGTCCAGAAGGTTCTTGGTGTCCACTTCTTCCAGTCACATTTTCAGCAGTGGTAGCCAGCTTCCACATGTTGGCGAGGCTACGCTGCTGGGTCTCCAAGTGGCAGATGGTCGTTTGGCTAAGCATCTTTCCAAATAGAGCGCCCACTGCAAACCCCACATAGGCCTGTGAGTATCCACGGGTAATCCTGTCTCAGCTCCTTGGCCTGttgctccatctctttctctatgGCCGAGACATCCTCAGGCAGCGACAATCTTGGGATGAACTGCAGGACAAGGAGGACCCGTGGAAGGTGCTTTCAGAGGGGCTCTGGAACGATGGCCCCGCCTGGCCAGCTCCGACCTCGCATGGCACCATCCTGCCCAATAATTTGCATGGTGGAGGACAggcgcacccctccccccatcaggGCCCTGGCAGACCCCTATCTGGATCCCGGGCTGGACAATCAGGCTGCGAGGGGCCGTCTCAGAGCTCAACCAAATCAGTGTCAGCAGGCACTAGCATTGGCCCTATAGGCCCGCCCCCACCACTAATTGGCTGAGGGGACAGGTCTGAGGGCTGTGGCCCTCCATGGGTAAAACACAGGGAGCAGGAATTCTGGTAGGAACTGATACCTCTCGGGGCTTCAGAACAGCCACCTGCCTCGCCCTCGAGCCCCGCCCCTCAGAGGGCGGAAATGGCAGTGCACGCAAGAGAAACGGGCCAAGAGTACTTGCAGTGGTGGGGAAATCTGGTAGAACCACTGGCTAATTCCTTGGTCTCCAGGGTTAAGGAAGTAAGTCCTCTAACCTAAACTTTGCTTCCAACTCCCTCTGAGGTACAAGTCTCTTTCTTGGGTTTTGCACCTCTAAGCTGCTCTGGGATCCCTTAGTCAATGCCTCCAACCTGTCCCTGAAGGGAACCTAGGTACAgtgtggtaccttgagataccagcagaccaacatacaatttttttttttaagatatgagctgcggcTCGGtccttatttttgtttgagatccgagcgaatttctgagatatgagtcgtgattcgggaagctgccactagttggcgcgttggtgcacgggtccagtatccgCAGCACaccaccagcatctcgttctttctgttacccacagaatcaagtcaaatctcgtgcactgtactcgttcttgcatcatttttgcattttttactaactttttttgtgtgctatcatagggtcgaagaaagtgagtgtaaaggacagtggtgagaagaagaagagaatgatgtcgatagaagtaaagcaagaaataatagaaaaacatgagcgtggtgtatgagtgactgaactggcaaggctgtacgacctcaatacatctacaatttgtaccatccttaaacaaaaggatgccatcaaaaatGCAAATCCAGtgaattctgtcccaattaaagacaaatatccataaagaaatggagaagcttctgttgGTGTGggtaaagagaaagagctggcaggagatacagtgacggataTATgccaaaaggcacatattatttatggtgacttgaagaagaaccatcaacctcaaaagaggcagcagaagatatgtttaaggcaagtcacggatggtttaaaaatttcaagaagagatctggcatccactcattGGTGagacatggtgaagctgcgagtgctgacgataaggcagctgaggagtacattgcacgcTTTTCTGT
Encoded proteins:
- the POU5F2 gene encoding LOW QUALITY PROTEIN: POU domain, class 5, transcription factor 2 (The sequence of the model RefSeq protein was modified relative to this genomic sequence to represent the inferred CDS: inserted 6 bases in 4 codons; deleted 1 base in 1 codon; substituted 2 bases at 2 genomic stop codons) → MVPCEVGAGQAGPSFQSPSESTFHGXLLVLQFIPRLSLPEDVSAIEKEMEQQAKELRXRITRGYSQAYVGFAVGALFGKMLSQTTICHLETQQRSLANMWKLAPLLKMXLEEVDTKNLLDLYXMEMILQXRRRASRERRIGKNLEQLFLQCPKPIPQQMSHIAGQLRLQTDLVQVWFYNWSKIGSLPPNAFSPLEAVGVAXAPFPGGTVSFPLSAGLYFVPPNNAPLSLRQAPSSLSRAPVWGSPGFPTEEPDFLGRAKLGKRIPGNPQTHIAFSVFPLMSIKDPFKTGVIRFAKVNGTRAAKHKFGPPPTEKSTQDWLQEEETLLKTPWQKKTMRGKSAKWPDLERELKGTD